One window from the genome of Loxodonta africana isolate mLoxAfr1 chromosome 14, mLoxAfr1.hap2, whole genome shotgun sequence encodes:
- the JRK gene encoding jerky protein homolog: MASKLPTGKVRGEKRKRVVLTLREKMDICARLEKGENRKALMQEYNVGMSTLYDIKAHKAQLLRFFATSDSNQALEHRRTLHTPKLEHLDRVLYEWFLVKRAEGVPISGPMLIEKAKDFYEQMQLTEPCVFSGGWLWRFKARHGIKKLDTSSEKQVADRQAAEQFCGFFRSLVAEHGLSPEQLYNADETGLFWRCLPHPTPEGAPGPGLKQSKDRLTVLMCANAAGSHKVKPLVVGKCSGSRVLKGIQHLPVAYQAQGHAWMDQEIFSDWFHHVFVPSVKEHFRTVGLPEDGKAILLLDNSRAHPPEAALVSDNIFTIFLPAGVSSLIQPMDQGVRRAFMRSFINPPVTLQDFHTRYSIHDAVFNVACAWGAVPSAVLRRAWRKLWPAAVFADGSSEDEGAEPAQTQPQSKTLAHIIELVKDGPPHTGSRLPRSEGREWAAAGKEVERGGAQAVWDSAKGKGAGPDGGGEGSWEKAAASFDVILDFAGAQPCFTPQELGQLHALHAAFTRQRQVRRKHGTLAAAVKTEVPQGCPRACTASTHSPLPSTSAAAHGDS, translated from the coding sequence ATGGCCTCCAAGCTGCCCACTGGGAAGGTCCGTGGGGAGAAGCGGAAGCGGGTGGTGCTGACCCTGAGGGAGAAGATGGACATCTGTGCGCGCCTGGAGAAGGGTGAGAACCGGAAGGCGCTGATGCAGGAGTACAACGTGGGCATGTCCACTCTCTATGACATCAAGGCCCACAAGGCCCAGCTGCTGCGCTTCTTTGCCACCTCCGACTCCAACCAGGCGCTGGAGCACCGGCGCACACTGCACACGCCGAAGCTGGAGCACCTGGACCGCGTGCTGTATGAGTGGTTCCTGGTGAAACGTGCCGAGGGTGTGCCCATCTCAGGCCCCATGCTCATCGAGAAGGCCAAGGACTTCTACGAGCAGATGCAGCTCACCGAGCCCTGCGTCTTCTCTGGCGGCTGGCTCTGGCGCTTCAAGGCCAGGCACGGTATCAAGAAGCTGGACACGTCCAGTGAGAAGCAGGTGGCCGACCGCCAGGCCGCGGAGCAGTTCTGTGGGTTCTTCCGAAGCCTGGTGGCCGAGCACGGACTGTCCCCTGAGCAACTGTACAACGCGGACGAGACAGGTCTTTTCTGGCGCTGCCTGCCCCACCCCACACCGGAGGGGGCCCCTGGGCCCGGCCTCAAGCAGAGCAAGGACAGGCTGACCGTCCTCATGTGCGCCAACGCCGCAGGCTCCCACAAGGTCAAGCCCCTGGTGGTCGGCAAGTGCAGCGGCTCCCGGGTGCTCAAGGGCATCCAGCACCTGCCCGTCGCCTACCAGGCGCAGGGCCACGCCTGGATGGACCAGGAGATCTTCTCTGACTGGTTCCACCATGTCTTTGTGCCCTCCGTGAAGGAGCACTTCCGGACAGTGGGTTTGCCCGAGGACGGCAAAGCCATCCTGCTGCTGGACAACTCACGGGCACACCCGCCCGAGGCCGCGCTGGTCTCCGACAACATCTTCACCATCTTCCTGCCTGCCGGTGTGTCCTCGCTGATCCAGCCCATGGACCAGGGCGTCCGGCGGGCCTTCATGAGGAGCTTCATCAACCCGCCCGTCACCCTGCAGGACTTCCACACCCGCTACAGCATCCATGACGCTGTCTTCAACGTGGCCTGCGCGTGGGGCGCTGTCCCGAGCGCGGTTCTGCGCCGTGCGTGGAGGAAGCTGTGGCCTGCCGCCGTGTTTGCCGACGGCTCCTCCGAGGATGAGGGAGCTGAGCCCGCACAGACCCAGCCACAGAGCAAGACTCTGGCCCACATTATCGAACTTGTGAAGGATGGTCCCCCGCACACGGGCAGCAGGCTCCCTAGAAGTGAGGGCAGAGAGTGGGCAGCAGCTGGGAAGGAGGTGGAGCGCGGCGGCGCCCAGGCCGTCTGGGATTCAGCAAAGGGCAAGGGAGCTGGCCCAGATGGCGGGGGTGAGGGCTCCTGGGAGAAGGCCGCCGCCTCCTTCGATGTCATCCTTGACTTTGCAGGGGCGCAGCCCTGCTTCACCCCCCAGGAGCTGGGCCAGCTGCACGCGCTGCATGCGGCCTTCACGAGGCAGAGGCAGGTGAGGAGGAAGCACGGCACCCTGGCAGCTGCAGTCAAGACAGAAGTCCCCCAGGGATGCCCCAGGGCGTGCACGGCCTCCACGCATTCCCCTCTGCCGTCCACATCTGCAGCAGCACATGGCGACAGCTGA